A single genomic interval of Gossypium raimondii isolate GPD5lz chromosome 11, ASM2569854v1, whole genome shotgun sequence harbors:
- the LOC105804108 gene encoding ABC transporter G family member STR2, producing the protein MGHRYGYPPATVIDIGEETLNFTGGLQYVDLTYTVTKQKEVEGKWLKQEVDLLNRITGSAPKGCITAVMGPSGAGKSTFLDGLAGRIATGSLKGRVFLDGKPMSPSLIKRTSAYIMQDDRLFPMLTVYETLMFAADFRLGPISRVEKRQRVEKLIDQLGLTSSWNTYIGDAGTRGVSGGERRRVSIGVDIIHGPSLLFLDEPTSGLDSTSAYSVIEKVRDIARSGSTVILTIHQPSSRIQLLLDHMIVLARGQLMFQGSPQNVTLHLSRMGRKVPKGESAIEFLIDVIQEYDQSEFGVEVVAEFARSGRKPPQLTEEEMSVSTAAPTPPPANRGHDWKNNRRLALKASEDSDNGFDRSVRSPYNNTSRSWSASHIGVVHQLRFTPTRQRTDQKAPNPMSSSPGYYTYSSDILPGTPTPHSSDYTVNENDYLTPDVAPKTVQHLGPKFANSIFPEIWILMRRNFKNIRRTPELFLSRLVVLTVMGVMMATMFMNPKISVQGITNRLSFVIFTVCLFFFSSNDAVPAFIQERFIFVRETSHNAYRASTYTIAGLITYLPFLALQAGVYACIVWKALELRGPFYYFFIVLYASLLSTNSFVMFVSSVVPNYILGYAAVIAFTALFFLFCGYFMNSHDIPVYWKWMNKVSTMTYPYEGLLMNQYQTNQTFGYDPNMKPVTGFGILSSLEISTVEFKKWENVIIMIGWAAFYRLCFYIVLRFGSKNKRT; encoded by the exons ATGGGTCATAGATATGGTTATCCTCCCGCTACAGTGATTGATATAGGGGAGGAGACACTGAATTTCACTGGAGGGCTTCAATACGTTGACCTTACATACACTGTGACAAAGCAGAAGGAGGTAGAAGGGAAATGGTTGAAACAAGAGGTGGACTTGTTGAATAGGATTACTGGGTCTGCACCAAAAGGGTGCATCACTGCAGTCATGGGGCCTAGTGGTGCAGGCAAATCCACTTTCTTGGATGGTTTGGCAGGGCGTATTGCTACTGGAAGCCTTAAAGGTAGGGTGTTTTTGGATGGGAAGCCAATGAGTCCaagtttaattaaaaggactTCGGCTTATATAATGCAAGATGATAGGTTGTTTCCGATGCTTACGGTTTATGAGACCCTGATGTTTGCTGCTGATTTTCGACTCGGACCCATCTCAAGAGTCGAGAAGAGGCAACGCGTCGAGAAATTGATTGATCAACTTGGATTGACA TCCTCATGGAACACCTATATAGGTGATGCTGGGACTAGAGGAGTCTCGGGCGGAGAGCGTCGCAGAGTTTCAATCGGTGTTGACATAATTCATGGACCATCCTTGCTCTTCCTAGATGAGCCAACTTCGGGTCTAGACTCTACTAGTGCTTACAGTGTAATCGAGAAGGTGCGGGACATTGCACGATCTGGTAGCACCGTAATCCTCACGATTCATCAACCCTCATCTAGAATCCAGCTGCTCCTTGATCATATGATTGTCCTTGCTCGTGGCCAGCTCATGTTTCAAGGATCACCGCAAAATGTCACTCTACATCTTAGTCGAATGGGGAGAAAGGTCCCCAAGGGTGAAAGTGCAATAGAGTTCCTTATTGATGTGATACAAGAATATGATCAATCTGAATTCGGAGTCGAGGTAGTTGCTGAATTTGCAAGAAGCGGACGAAAACCACCACAACTGACAGAAGAGGAAATGTCTGTTTCAACAGCTGCCCCAACACCACCCCCAGCTAATCGTGGTCACGATTGGAAAAACAACAGGCGCCTTGCATTGAAAGCAAGTGAAGATTCCGATAATGGTTTTGATCGTAGTGTGAGAAGCCCATACAATAATACATCAAGGTCATGGAGTGCTAGCCACATAGGAGTTGTGCACCAACTCAGGTTCACCCCCACAAGGCAACGTACTGATCAAAAAGCTCCAAACCCAATGAG TTCATCGCCTGGCTATTATACATACTCAAGTGACATCCTGCCAGGGACGCCGACACCTCACAGCAGCGACTATACCGTGAACGAAAATGATTACCTAACTCCAGATGTTGCTCCGAAGACAGTTCAACACTTGGGTCCCAAATTTGCAAATTCCATCTTCCCAGAGATTTGGATTCTCATGCGCCGTAACTTCAAGAACATTAGGCGTACACCTGAGCTTTTTCTCTCCAGACTTGTAGTCCTAACTGTCATGGGCGTTATGATGGCTACGATGTTCATGAACCCGAAAATCAGCGTGCAAGGCATCACCAATCGCCTTAGCTTTGTTATCTTCACTGTCtgtctcttcttcttctcttccaACGATGCAGTACCGGCTTTCATCCAAGAGCGCTTCATTTTTGTTCGCGAAACTTCCCATAATGCCTATAGAGCCTCTACTTACACCATAGCGGGCCTCATCACATACCTTCCTTTCCTTGCACTACAAGCTGGTGTCTATGCTTGTATTGTTTGGAAAGCCTTGGAGCTTAGGGGACCATTCTACTATTTCTTTATTGTTCTCTATGCCTCCCTTCTTTCAACCAACTCATTTGTGATGTTTGTGAGCTCAGTGGTGCCTAACTATATCTTAGGGTACGCAGCAGTCATCGCTTTTACCGcactctttttcttgttttgtggCTACTTCATGAATAGCCATGACATTCCGGTGTACTGGAAATGGATGAACAAGGTTTCCACCATGACATATCCATATGAAGGGCTCTTGATGAACCAGTATCAGACTAATCAAACTTTTGGTTACGATCCAAACATGAAACCTGTGACCGGATTTGGCATCTTAAGTTCACTTGAAATTAGTACCGTAGAATTCAAGAAGTGGGAAAATGTTATTATAATGATAGGTTGGGCTGCTTTTTATAGGTTGTGTTTCTACATAGTGCTTCGTTTCGGATCAAAGAACAAGAGGACATAG
- the LOC105804107 gene encoding probable beta-D-xylosidase 6, whose protein sequence is MSLQLKSLFFILQLLALLISISSSDPNPQFPCQPPHFNSYPFCNTSLSITDRAQSLISLLTLEEKIHQLSNNASGIPRLGIPPYEWWSESLHGVASNGPGVNFNGYVKAATSFPQVLVTAASFNRTLWFKIGLAIGIEAKAMYNVGQAGLTFWAPNINIFRDPRWGRGQETPGEDPMVVSAYAIQFVKGFQGGSWRGSGELIDRFERKRALGGYNDDESGDRLMNSACCKHFIAYDLEKWKNFSRYSFNAVVTKQDMEDTYEPPFRSCIQQGKASCLMCSYNAVNGVPACAQGDLLQKARNEWGFKGYITSDCDAVATVQEYQNYTRKADDAVALVLKAGMDINCGSYLVRHTRTTIEEGKLQDKDIDRALLNLFSVQLRLGLFDGDPRKGQFGELGPQNICTIEHKMLALEAARQGIVLLKNEEKFLPLNRNVVSSIAIIGPMANNISNMGGDYTGFPCDPKSFYEGLLGYVEKASYASGCSDVPCDSDAVFNDAILTAKKADFVVVVAGLDLSQETEDHDRASLLLPGKQMTLVSSVAAASKRPIILVLTGGGPLDVSFAEGDQNIASILWVGYPGEAGGKALAEVIFGDFNPGGRLPMTWYPESFTKIAMNDMNMRANPFRGYPGRTYRFYTGNRVYGFGQGLSYTKFTYKLLSAPRTLSLSGSFTGTLTEKILHQGELDYIHVDELTSCDSLSFYVHISVANVGDRDGSHVVMLFSRAPKIFEGTPEKQLIAFDRVHTSSYGSTETSIIVIPCDHLSIVDKHGKRILPLGEHLLTLGDLEHSVSIVT, encoded by the exons ATGTCTCTGCAACTAAAATCCCTGTTCTTCATCTTACAACTTTTAGCTTTACTGATTTCAATCTCATCATCAGACCCAAACCCACAATTCCCATGCCAGCCTCCCCACTTTAACTCTTACCCCTTCTGCAACACTTCCCTGTCTATCACAGACAGAGCTCAATCTCTCATTTCTCTGCTCACCCTTGAAGAAAAGATCCATCAACTCTCCAACAATGCTTCAGGGATCCCAAGACTTGGAATTCCTCCTTACGAATGGTGGTCAGAGTCACTTCATGGGGTTGCCAGTAATGGCCCTGGAGTTAACTTTAATGGTTATGTTAAAGCAGCAACCAGTTTCCCCCAGGTTCTTGTCACTGCTGCTTCTTTCAATAGAACCCTTTGGTTCAAGATTGGGTTGGCCATAGGTATTGAGGCTAAAGCCATGTATAATGTTGGACAAGCTGGTTTGACTTTTTGGGcaccaaatattaatatttttagggaTCCCAGATGGGGAAGAGGGCAGGAGACTCCTGGCGAGGATCCCATGGTTGTTTCAGCTTATGCTATCCAATTTGTAAAGGGCTTCCAGGGTGGGTCCTGGAGGGGTAGTGGAGAACTCATAGATAGGTTTGAGAGAAAGAGGGCACTTGGAGGATATAATGATGATGAGAGTGGTGATAGACTTATGAATTCTGCTTGTTGCAAGCATTTCATTGCTTATGACTTGGAGAAGTGGAAGAATTTCAGCCGATACTCCTTCAATGCCGTG GTCACAAAGCAAGATATGGAGGATACATATGAACCACCATTTCGTAGTTGTATCCAACAAGGAAAGGCAAGTTGCTTGATGTGTTCCTACAATGCAGTTAATGGGGTGCCAGCTTGTGCGCAAGGAGATCTTTTACAaaaagctcgaaatgaatggGGTTTCAAAGG ATACATCACCTCAGATTGTGATGCTGTGGCAACAGTTCAAGAATACCAGAATTACACAAGAAAAGCCGATGATGCTGTTGCTCTAGTTCTTAAAGCAG GAATGGATATTAACTGTGGATCATATCTCGTTCGACATACTCGGACTACAATTGAGGAAGGGAAGTTGCAAGACAAAGACATCGATAGAGCTCTTCTGAACCTTTTCTCGGTCCAACTCCGTCTTGGGCTGTTTGATGGAGACCCCAGAAAGGGGCAGTTTGGAGAGTTGGGACCTCAAAACATTTGTACCATAGAGCACAAGATGCTGGCACTTGAAGCAGCAAGGCAGGGAATTGTTCTTCTGAAGAATGAGGAGAAGTTCCTGCCTCTGAATAGAAATGTTGTTTCTTCCATAGCTATCATTGGTCCAATGGCTAACAACATAAGTAATATGGGTGGTGACTACACTG GTTTTCCATGTGACCCAAAGAGCTTTTATGAGGGACTGCTAGGCTACGTAGAGAAGGCATCTTATGCATCTGGTTGCTCAGATGTGCCTTGTGATTCTGATGCTGTGTTTAATGATGCAATTCTTACTGCAAAGAAAGCTGATTTTGTGGTTGTAGTTGCTGGGCTGGATTTGTCCCAAGAAACTGAAGATCATGACCGAGCTAGTCTCCTCTTGCCTGGTAAACAGATGACCTTAGTGTCTTCTGTTGCTGCAGCAAGTAAAAGACCGATAATTCTTGTTCTTACTGGTGGAGGACCCCTTGATGTATCGTTCGCTGAAGGAGACCAGAATATTGCAAGTATTCTCTGGGTTGGATACCCTGGGGAAGCTGGTGGAAAGGCACTTGCAGAGGTCATCTTTGGTGATTTTAATCCAG GTGGAAGACTTCCAATGACTTGGTATCCTGAATCATTTACAAAGATTGCAATGAATGATATGAACATGCGTGCCAACCCTTTTCGAGGTTATCCTGGGAGAACTTACCGGTTTTATACCGGAAATAGAGTGTATGGCTTTGGACAAGGCTTAAGCTATACCAAATTCACCTACAAACTCTTGTCTGCTCCAAGAACATTAAGTTTATCGGGGTCTTTTACAGGCACTTTGACTGAGAAGATACTGCACCAGGGAGAACTTGATTATATACATGTCGATGAGCTGACATCATGTGATTCATTGAGCTTCTATGTGCATATTTCTGTAGCAAATGTCGGAGATAGGGACGGAAGCCATGTTGTCATGTTGTTCTCTAGAGCACCAAAAATTTTCGAGGGAACTCCAGAGAAGCAATTAATCGCATTTGATCGTGTACATACTAGTTCATACGGATCAACAGAAACAAGCATTATAGTAATTCCTTGTGACCACCTTAGCATTGTGGACAAACATGGAAAAAGGATATTGCCCCTTGGTGAACATCTTCTAACACTGGGAGATTTGGAGCACTCAGTGTCAATTGTAACTTAG